CGCGCTGCTTCTTCGGCTTTAGCCTGATCAAGATCTTCTGCTCGAATAGCCGTATCCGCTAAGATAGTGACACTACTCGGTTGCACCTCAAGAAACCCACCAGAGATATAAATGACTTCTTCAGCACCACCTTGCTTAACCAGTTTAATAACACCTGGTTTAATTGCAGTTAGTAGCGGGGTATGTCCTGGCATAATACCAAGTTCACCTTCTTGACCAGATACTGATAAATGTGAAACACGCCCTGAAAACAGAGAGCCTTCTGCACTTACAACATCTAAATGAGTGGTCATTGCTTTAGTCATAATTACCTCCAGCTATTATAAAGTTTTTGCTTTTTCAACGGCTTCGTCGATACTACCGACATATAAGAATGCTTGCTCTGGAATATCATCATATTCGCCAGCAATCAGTCCTTTAAAGCCTGATAAAGTATCTTTAAGCGTTACATATACACCGGGTGAACCTGTAAATACTTCTGCTACATGGTAAGGCTGAGTTAAGAATTTTTCAACTTTACGCGCACGTGACACGATCTGTTTATCTTCTTCAGAAAGCTCATCCATGCCTAAAATAGCAATAATATCTTTAAGCTCTTTATAGCGCTGTAATATACTTTGAACACCACGAGCAATATCATAATGCTCTTGGCCTACAACTAGCGGATCAAGCATGCGAGAAGTAGAATCCAATGGATCGATCGCAGGATAAAGACCTAATGATGCAATCTGACGCGATAATACAATCGTTGCATCTAAGTGAGCAAAGGTTGTCGCTGGAGAGGGATCGGTTAAATCATCTGCAGGTACATATACCGCTTGGATAGATGTGATTGAACCCAATTTAGTTGAAGTAATACGCTCTTGTAATACGCCCATTTCTTCAGCTAGTGTAGGTTGGTAACCTACCGCAGAAGGCATACGTCCAAGTAGTGCAGATACTTCAGTTCCTGCTAGAGTGTAACGATAAATATTATCAATAAATAATAATACATCTTTACCTTCATCACGGAAACGCTCAGCCATCGTTAAGCCGGTTAAAGCTACGCGTAAACGACATCCTGGTGGCTCGTTCATTTGACCATATACCATTGCTACTTTAGATAGCTCTGGATTTTCAACATTAACAACACCCGCTTCTTGCATCTCGTAGTAAAAATCATTACCTTCACGAGTACGCTCGCCAACACCCGCAAAAACAGACAATCCTGAATGTTTTAAAGCGATGTTATTGATAAGTTCCATCATG
The sequence above is a segment of the Psychromonas sp. CNPT3 genome. Coding sequences within it:
- the atpD gene encoding F0F1 ATP synthase subunit beta, yielding MSSGKIVQIIGAVVDVEFSQQDIPNIYSALIVTEKNLTMEVQQQIGGGVVRCIAMGATEGLRRGLEVTDTKHAITVPVGTATLGRILNVLGEPVDECGPVEATEHYEIHREAPSYEEQAISVDTLEVGIKVIDLICPFARGGKIGLFGGAGVGKTVNMMELINNIALKHSGLSVFAGVGERTREGNDFYYEMQEAGVVNVENPELSKVAMVYGQMNEPPGCRLRVALTGLTMAERFRDEGKDVLLFIDNIYRYTLAGTEVSALLGRMPSAVGYQPTLAEEMGVLQERITSTKLGSITSIQAVYVPADDLTDPSPATTFAHLDATIVLSRQIASLGLYPAIDPLDSTSRMLDPLVVGQEHYDIARGVQSILQRYKELKDIIAILGMDELSEEDKQIVSRARKVEKFLTQPYHVAEVFTGSPGVYVTLKDTLSGFKGLIAGEYDDIPEQAFLYVGSIDEAVEKAKTL
- a CDS encoding F0F1 ATP synthase subunit epsilon, with the translated sequence MTKAMTTHLDVVSAEGSLFSGRVSHLSVSGQEGELGIMPGHTPLLTAIKPGVIKLVKQGGAEEVIYISGGFLEVQPSSVTILADTAIRAEDLDQAKAEEAARIAKEQLDNPTKDIDFVLVSAQLAQAVAQLRTIKLTRR